The Streptomonospora litoralis genome window below encodes:
- the gyrA gene encoding DNA gyrase subunit A — protein sequence MADANTPEAPEEAEGPGQRVEPVDIQVEMQRSYLDYAMSVIVGRALPDVRDGLKPVHQRVLYAMYDGGYRPDRGYFKCARVVGDVMGNYHPHGDSAIYDTLVRLAQSWSMRMPLVDGNGNFGNAGNDPAAAMRYTECKLAPLAMEMLRDIDKETVDFRPNYDGRSQEPVVLPARFPNLLVNGSAGIAVGMATNIPPHNLREVADGVKWFLANPEATDEALLDALLARIKGPDFPTNGLIVGRRGIEEAYRTGRGSITMRAVVEVEEDSRGRQTLVVTELPYQVNPDNLALKIAELVKDGKVSGIADVKDESSGRTGQRLVIVLKRDAVAKVVLNNLYKHTQLQETFGANMLALVDGVPRTLRLDQLIRYWVEHQIEVIVRRTRYLLRKAEERAHILRALLRAIDRIDEVIALIRGSASADEAKTGLMSLLDIDDVQARAILDMQLRKLAALERRQLTDEYDELMAQIDDYNDILASPERQRTIVGDELTEIVDKYGDDRRTHIIPFEGDMRMEDFIAEEDVVVTISRGGYAKRTRLDGYRAQKRGGKGVRGAQLRQDDIVQHFFVTTTHHWILFFTNKGRVYRTKAYELPEAARDARGQHVANLMEFQPDEEIAQVMALRDYDDAPYLVLATRQGLVKKSRLEDFDSARSAGIIAINLRDEDELIAARLVFPTDDLLLISSDAQAIRFTASDESLRPMGRATSGVIGMRFLADDYLLSMDVVRESDGPSDVLVATEGGYAKRTPAEQYPVQNRGGKGVLTAKIVEARGKLVGALMVSPEEDEVFAITSSGGVIRTRSAEIKRSGRTTMGVRLMNLAKGNHVVAIARNAEADDEEVGEVESGEGAETAEAAETTASGGASGGAEPTGEGAATEGADGAAGTDTSDETES from the coding sequence GTGGCGGATGCGAACACACCGGAAGCTCCTGAAGAGGCCGAAGGCCCCGGCCAGCGCGTCGAGCCCGTTGACATCCAGGTCGAGATGCAGCGCAGCTACCTCGACTACGCGATGTCGGTCATTGTCGGGCGCGCGCTGCCCGACGTCCGCGACGGCCTGAAGCCCGTCCACCAGCGGGTGCTCTACGCGATGTACGACGGCGGGTACCGGCCCGACCGCGGCTACTTCAAATGCGCCCGCGTCGTCGGCGACGTCATGGGCAACTACCACCCGCACGGCGACAGCGCCATCTACGACACCCTGGTGCGGCTCGCGCAGTCGTGGTCGATGCGGATGCCGCTCGTCGACGGCAACGGCAACTTCGGCAACGCCGGCAACGACCCGGCCGCGGCCATGCGCTACACCGAGTGCAAACTCGCGCCGCTGGCCATGGAGATGCTGCGGGACATCGACAAGGAGACCGTCGACTTCCGGCCCAACTACGACGGCCGCTCCCAAGAGCCCGTCGTGCTGCCCGCCCGCTTCCCCAATCTGCTGGTCAACGGCTCGGCCGGTATCGCGGTCGGCATGGCCACCAACATCCCGCCGCACAACCTGCGCGAGGTCGCCGACGGCGTCAAGTGGTTCCTGGCCAACCCGGAGGCCACCGACGAAGCCCTGCTGGACGCACTGCTCGCCCGGATCAAGGGGCCCGACTTCCCCACCAACGGCCTCATCGTGGGCCGCCGCGGTATCGAGGAGGCCTACCGCACGGGGCGGGGCTCGATCACCATGCGGGCGGTCGTGGAGGTCGAGGAGGACAGCCGCGGCCGGCAGACCCTCGTCGTCACCGAACTGCCCTACCAGGTGAACCCGGACAACCTGGCGCTGAAGATCGCCGAACTGGTCAAGGACGGCAAGGTCTCCGGCATCGCCGACGTCAAGGACGAGAGCAGCGGCCGCACCGGTCAGCGCCTGGTCATCGTGCTCAAGCGCGACGCCGTGGCCAAGGTCGTGCTGAACAACCTGTACAAGCACACCCAGCTGCAGGAGACCTTCGGGGCGAACATGCTGGCGCTGGTCGACGGCGTGCCGCGCACGCTGCGGCTGGACCAGCTGATCCGGTACTGGGTCGAGCACCAGATCGAGGTCATCGTCCGGCGCACGCGCTACCTGCTGCGCAAGGCCGAGGAGCGCGCCCACATCCTGCGCGCCCTGCTGCGGGCGATCGACCGCATCGACGAGGTCATCGCGCTGATCCGGGGAAGCGCATCGGCGGACGAGGCCAAGACCGGGCTGATGAGCCTGCTGGACATCGACGACGTCCAGGCGCGGGCGATCCTCGACATGCAGCTGCGCAAGCTCGCGGCGCTGGAACGCCGGCAGCTCACCGACGAGTACGACGAGCTGATGGCCCAGATCGACGACTACAACGACATCCTCGCCTCGCCCGAGCGGCAGCGCACCATCGTCGGCGACGAGCTGACCGAGATCGTCGACAAGTACGGCGACGACCGCCGCACGCACATCATCCCCTTCGAGGGTGACATGCGTATGGAGGACTTCATCGCCGAGGAGGACGTTGTCGTCACGATCTCGCGCGGCGGCTACGCCAAGCGCACTCGGCTCGACGGCTACCGCGCGCAGAAGCGCGGCGGCAAGGGGGTGCGCGGGGCCCAGCTGCGCCAGGACGACATCGTCCAGCACTTCTTCGTCACCACCACGCACCACTGGATCCTGTTCTTCACGAACAAGGGGCGCGTCTACCGCACCAAGGCCTACGAGCTGCCCGAGGCGGCGCGCGACGCGCGTGGCCAGCACGTGGCCAACCTGATGGAGTTCCAGCCCGATGAGGAGATCGCGCAGGTCATGGCGCTGCGCGACTACGACGACGCGCCGTACCTGGTGCTGGCCACCCGGCAGGGGCTGGTGAAGAAGTCGCGGCTGGAGGACTTCGACTCCGCGCGGTCGGCCGGGATCATCGCCATCAACCTGCGCGACGAGGACGAGCTGATCGCCGCGCGGCTGGTGTTCCCCACCGACGATCTGCTGCTGATCAGCAGCGACGCCCAGGCGATCCGGTTCACCGCCTCAGACGAGTCGCTGCGGCCGATGGGCCGCGCGACGAGTGGGGTCATCGGGATGCGCTTCCTGGCGGACGACTACCTGCTGAGCATGGACGTCGTCCGCGAGTCCGACGGGCCCAGCGACGTGCTGGTGGCCACCGAGGGCGGCTACGCCAAGCGGACACCGGCGGAGCAGTACCCGGTGCAGAACCGCGGAGGCAAGGGCGTGCTGACGGCCAAGATCGTCGAGGCGCGCGGCAAGCTCGTGGGCGCCCTGATGGTGTCGCCCGAGGAGGACGAGGTCTTCGCCATCACGTCCTCGGGCGGCGTGATCCGCACCCGCTCCGCCGAGATCAAGCGCTCGGGGCGGACGACCATGGGCGTGCGGCTGATGAACCTCGCGAAGGGCAACCACGTGGTCGCCATCGCCCGCAACGCCGAGGCCGACGACGAGGAGGTCGGCGAGGTCGAGAGCGGCGAGGGTGCGGAGACAGCCGAGGCAGCCGAGACCACCGCGAGCGGTGGCGCGAGCGGTGGCGCGGAGCCTACCGGCGAGGGGGCGGCGACCGAGGGCGCGGACGGAGCCGCAGGCACGGACACCTCGGACGAGACGGAGTCCTGA
- the dnaA gene encoding chromosomal replication initiator protein DnaA, whose product MSEAQVNLAMVWSSVLNSLDNSALPPQQRAWLPQTRPLGLIEDTALLAAPNEFAKEVLETRLRPAISQALSSELGREIRVAVTVDPTAVQPAPPAAPPAGGYGPSAPDPAAGPPASAAGPAPWQQPPVVSEDLPGPPAATEEVPDGQFGQPGQQGAQSQPGQGAYGGQPGQQGHHAAAASYGQHARPDQHFQQQPGSDAYPAPEPPHAQPWPDPATGYPDVGDDLLAPRPAPGGAESPPHPASSSYSGGPPDGAPAQRARQGADWDVPNRWETPDRESPASWQQQPAPQEQSASQWEQGRWEQGAAAPRPAEEGNTATGGPQAPDTEEAQGATPPPPVPAAPDTSGGNQPHTSAEPARLNPKYTFDTFVIGSSNRFAHAAAVAVAEAPAKAYNPLFIYGGSGLGKTHLLHAIGHYSRRLYDGARVRYVSSEEFTNEFINSIRDGKADGFRRTYRDIDVLLVDDIQFLENKEQTQEEFFHTFNTLHNSNKQIVISSDRPPKQLVTLEDRLRNRFEWGLITDVQPPELETRIAILRKKAAQEGLAAPPEVLEFIASKISTNIRELEGALIRVTAFASLNRQSVDLHLTGIVLKDLIPDDEGPEITASAIMAQTASYFGLSTEDLCGTSRSRVLVTARQIAMYLCRELTDLSLPKIGQQFGRDHTTVMHADRKIRSLMAERRSIYNQVTELTNRIKQQSRDG is encoded by the coding sequence GTGTCTGAGGCACAGGTCAACCTCGCAATGGTGTGGTCGAGTGTGCTGAACAGCCTCGACAACAGCGCGCTCCCCCCGCAGCAGCGGGCCTGGCTGCCCCAGACCCGCCCGCTCGGGCTGATCGAGGACACCGCATTGCTCGCAGCCCCCAACGAGTTCGCCAAGGAGGTGCTGGAGACCCGGCTGCGCCCGGCGATCAGCCAGGCCCTCTCCAGCGAGCTGGGCCGCGAGATACGGGTCGCGGTGACCGTCGACCCCACCGCGGTGCAGCCCGCCCCGCCGGCGGCCCCGCCCGCGGGGGGCTACGGCCCGTCCGCACCCGACCCCGCGGCCGGTCCGCCCGCGTCCGCCGCCGGACCGGCTCCGTGGCAGCAACCGCCCGTGGTCTCCGAAGACCTGCCCGGCCCGCCGGCGGCCACCGAGGAGGTCCCCGACGGCCAGTTCGGCCAGCCCGGCCAGCAGGGCGCCCAGAGCCAGCCCGGCCAGGGAGCCTACGGCGGGCAGCCCGGCCAGCAGGGGCACCACGCAGCCGCCGCGTCGTACGGTCAGCACGCCCGACCCGACCAGCATTTCCAGCAGCAGCCCGGCTCCGATGCCTATCCCGCCCCCGAGCCGCCGCACGCCCAGCCGTGGCCGGACCCGGCCACCGGCTATCCCGACGTCGGTGACGACCTGCTCGCCCCGCGCCCCGCGCCCGGAGGCGCCGAGTCTCCCCCACACCCGGCGTCGTCCTCCTATTCCGGCGGCCCCCCGGACGGCGCGCCCGCCCAGCGGGCGCGGCAGGGCGCCGACTGGGACGTGCCGAACCGTTGGGAGACCCCCGACCGGGAGTCTCCGGCGTCCTGGCAGCAACAGCCCGCCCCGCAGGAGCAGTCCGCCTCCCAGTGGGAACAGGGCCGGTGGGAGCAGGGCGCCGCCGCGCCTCGGCCCGCGGAAGAGGGGAACACAGCCACCGGCGGTCCACAGGCACCGGACACCGAGGAGGCGCAGGGCGCCACTCCCCCGCCGCCGGTTCCCGCCGCGCCCGACACCTCCGGCGGCAACCAGCCGCACACCTCGGCCGAGCCCGCGCGGCTGAACCCGAAGTACACCTTCGACACCTTTGTGATCGGGTCCAGCAACCGCTTCGCCCACGCGGCCGCGGTGGCGGTGGCCGAAGCACCGGCGAAGGCGTACAACCCGCTGTTCATCTACGGCGGGTCGGGCCTGGGGAAAACCCACCTGCTGCACGCCATCGGCCACTACTCCCGGCGGCTCTACGACGGCGCCCGGGTGCGCTATGTCAGCTCGGAGGAGTTCACCAACGAGTTCATCAACTCCATCCGCGACGGCAAGGCAGACGGCTTCCGGCGGACCTACCGCGACATCGACGTCCTCCTGGTCGACGACATCCAGTTCCTGGAGAACAAGGAGCAGACGCAGGAGGAGTTCTTCCACACCTTCAACACGCTGCACAACTCCAACAAGCAGATCGTGATCTCCAGCGACCGCCCGCCCAAGCAGCTGGTCACCCTGGAGGACCGGCTGCGCAACCGGTTCGAGTGGGGGTTGATCACCGACGTCCAACCGCCGGAGCTGGAGACCCGCATCGCGATCCTGCGCAAGAAGGCCGCCCAGGAGGGGCTTGCCGCGCCACCGGAGGTGCTGGAGTTCATCGCCAGCAAGATCTCCACCAACATCCGCGAACTGGAAGGCGCGCTGATCCGGGTCACCGCCTTCGCGAGCCTGAACCGGCAGTCGGTGGACCTGCACCTGACCGGGATCGTCTTGAAGGACCTGATTCCCGACGACGAGGGCCCGGAGATCACCGCCTCGGCGATCATGGCCCAGACGGCGTCCTACTTCGGACTGAGCACCGAGGACCTGTGCGGTACATCGCGCTCCCGCGTCCTGGTCACCGCCCGGCAGATCGCGATGTACCTGTGCCGCGAACTGACAGACCTTTCGCTGCCCAAGATCGGCCAGCAGTTCGGCCGCGACCACACCACGGTGATGCACGCCGACCGCAAGATCCGCTCGCTGATGGCCGAGCGCCGCTCCATCTACAACCAGGTCACCGAGTTGACCAACCGGATCAAGCAGCAGTCCCGCGACGGCTGA
- the dnaN gene encoding DNA polymerase III subunit beta has translation MKFRVERDVLADAVAWTARSLPSRPSVPVLAGMLLDATDDEGGRLRLSSFDYEVSAQVSVDIDVEESGTTLVSGRLLAEITRNLPPQIVEISTDGAKVVVSCGSAKFTLLTLPVEDYPSLPAMPELTGSVGSDAFAAAVGQVAVAAGRDDTLPMLTGVRVEIEGDTVTLASTDRYRLAVREIAWKPENPDVSAVALVPAKTLADTAKSLTGGAEVSIALSNADNGEGMIGFEGGGRRTTTRLLDGEFPKYRALLPDSFNSVAEIQRSEFIEAVKRVSLVAERNTPLRLSFSEDRAVLEAGTGDEAQAVEALDASLDGDEIEIAFNSAFLLDGLSAIDSDVARLQFTTSTKPAIITGKPADEDATADYRYLIMPVRLSG, from the coding sequence GTGAAGTTCCGGGTCGAACGCGACGTACTGGCCGACGCCGTCGCCTGGACCGCCCGCAGCCTGCCGTCCCGGCCGTCGGTGCCGGTGCTCGCGGGCATGCTGCTGGACGCGACCGACGACGAGGGCGGCCGACTGAGGCTCTCCAGCTTCGACTACGAGGTCTCGGCGCAGGTGTCGGTCGACATCGACGTCGAGGAGTCGGGGACCACCCTGGTGTCGGGCCGCCTGCTCGCCGAGATCACCCGGAACCTGCCTCCACAGATTGTGGAGATCAGCACCGACGGCGCCAAGGTCGTCGTCTCCTGCGGCAGCGCGAAGTTCACCCTGCTGACCCTTCCTGTGGAGGACTACCCCTCGCTGCCGGCGATGCCCGAGCTGACCGGCTCGGTGGGCAGCGACGCCTTCGCCGCGGCCGTCGGGCAGGTCGCGGTCGCCGCCGGACGCGACGACACGCTGCCGATGCTGACCGGCGTCCGGGTCGAGATCGAGGGCGACACCGTCACGCTGGCCTCCACCGACCGCTACCGCCTCGCGGTGCGCGAGATCGCCTGGAAGCCCGAGAACCCCGACGTCTCCGCGGTCGCCCTGGTCCCCGCCAAGACCCTCGCCGACACCGCCAAGTCGCTCACCGGCGGCGCCGAGGTCTCCATCGCGCTGTCCAACGCCGACAACGGCGAAGGCATGATCGGCTTCGAAGGCGGCGGCCGCCGCACCACCACCCGGCTGCTCGACGGGGAGTTCCCCAAGTACCGCGCCCTGCTGCCCGACTCGTTCAACTCCGTCGCCGAGATCCAGCGAAGCGAGTTCATCGAGGCCGTCAAGCGTGTCTCGCTGGTCGCCGAGCGCAACACGCCGCTGCGGCTGTCCTTCAGCGAGGACCGCGCCGTCCTGGAGGCCGGAACCGGCGACGAGGCACAGGCTGTGGAGGCCCTGGACGCGTCCCTGGACGGCGACGAGATCGAGATCGCCTTCAACTCCGCATTCCTGCTCGACGGCCTCTCGGCCATCGACTCCGACGTGGCCCGGCTGCAGTTCACGACGTCCACCAAGCCGGCCATCATCACCGGCAAGCCCGCCGACGAGGACGCGACCGCGGACTACCGGTACCTGATCATGCCGGTCCGGCTGTCCGGTTGA
- the gnd gene encoding phosphogluconate dehydrogenase (NAD(+)-dependent, decarboxylating), with protein MQLGMVGLGKMGGNMAGRLRDKGHDVVGFDFDPEVRDVASLAELAQRLPAPRTVWLMVPAGAPTLQTINQLADVLESGDLIVEGGNSHYVDDRRRADELRERGIAYVDAGVSGGVWGREEGYGIMVGGAPEDVARAEPVFTALTPDDGGYVHAGGVGAGHFVKMVHNGIEYGMMQAFAEGYELLAASDIVDDVPGTFDSWREGTVVRSWLLDLLVRALREDPELDGIRGYAEDSGEGRWTVQAAVDHAVPAPAISASLFARFASRQEDSPAMKVIAALRNQFGGHAVTRSTDDDSVQTPPS; from the coding sequence ATGCAGCTAGGGATGGTCGGTCTGGGCAAGATGGGCGGCAACATGGCCGGCCGCCTGCGTGACAAGGGCCACGACGTCGTCGGCTTCGACTTCGACCCCGAAGTGCGCGACGTCGCGAGCCTGGCCGAGCTCGCGCAGCGGCTTCCGGCTCCGCGCACCGTCTGGCTGATGGTGCCCGCCGGTGCGCCCACCCTGCAGACGATCAACCAGCTCGCCGACGTGCTGGAGAGCGGCGACCTGATCGTCGAAGGCGGCAACTCCCACTACGTCGACGACCGCCGGCGCGCCGACGAGCTGCGTGAGCGCGGTATCGCCTACGTCGACGCCGGCGTCAGCGGCGGCGTGTGGGGCCGTGAAGAGGGTTACGGCATCATGGTCGGCGGCGCGCCCGAGGACGTCGCACGTGCCGAGCCGGTGTTCACGGCGCTGACCCCGGACGACGGCGGCTACGTGCACGCCGGCGGCGTCGGGGCCGGGCACTTCGTCAAGATGGTGCACAACGGCATCGAGTACGGCATGATGCAGGCTTTCGCGGAGGGCTACGAGCTCCTGGCGGCCTCCGACATCGTCGACGACGTCCCCGGCACCTTCGACAGCTGGCGGGAGGGCACCGTGGTGCGCTCCTGGCTGCTCGATCTGCTGGTGCGCGCGCTGCGCGAGGATCCCGAGCTCGACGGCATCCGCGGTTACGCCGAAGACTCCGGCGAGGGGCGGTGGACGGTGCAGGCCGCCGTCGACCACGCGGTACCCGCCCCGGCCATCTCCGCTTCGCTGTTCGCCCGTTTCGCCTCGCGCCAGGAGGACAGCCCGGCGATGAAGGTGATCGCCGCCCTGCGCAACCAGTTCGGCGGGCACGCGGTCACCAGGTCCACCGACGACGATTCGGTGCAGACGCCGCCGAGCTGA
- the recF gene encoding DNA replication/repair protein RecF (All proteins in this family for which functions are known are DNA-binding proteins that assist the filamentation of RecA onto DNA for the initiation of recombination or recombinational repair.), with translation MYVSHLQLADYRSYESVHLELGPGISTFVGPNGQGKTNLVEAIGYVASLGSHRVATDSPLVRQGAQRAVVRAAIVKDERQAVVELEINPGKANRARLNRAPATRPREVLGVLRTVLFAPEDLALVKGDPGERRRFLDDLLVARTPRLAAVRTDYERVLKQRNALLKSASAQFFKRAEPDLSTLEVWDEHLAVAGAELLAARLSLVAELQPLVAKSYSELTTVGGPPVLQYRSSAAGPDEQPPPDRDRLAQLLRDALAEQRVQELQRGVSLVGPHRDDLHLRLDELPAKGYASQGESWSYALALRLAGFELLRADGDDPVLLLDDVFAELDSERRRRLAEHVRHAEQVLVSAAVAEDIPPELQGARFRVVEGGVERE, from the coding sequence ATGTACGTTTCACACCTGCAACTGGCCGACTATCGGTCCTACGAGTCGGTCCACTTGGAGCTCGGCCCCGGGATCAGCACCTTCGTCGGACCCAATGGCCAGGGCAAGACGAATCTCGTCGAGGCCATCGGCTACGTCGCCTCGCTGGGCAGTCACCGTGTCGCCACGGACTCACCGCTGGTCCGGCAGGGCGCGCAGCGCGCGGTCGTGCGCGCGGCCATCGTCAAGGACGAACGGCAGGCCGTCGTCGAACTGGAGATCAACCCCGGCAAGGCGAACCGGGCCCGGCTGAACCGGGCGCCCGCCACCCGCCCCCGCGAGGTGCTGGGCGTGCTGCGCACGGTGCTGTTCGCGCCGGAGGACCTCGCGCTGGTCAAGGGCGATCCGGGCGAGCGGCGCCGCTTCCTCGACGACCTGCTGGTCGCCCGGACCCCGCGGCTGGCCGCAGTCCGGACCGACTACGAGCGTGTCCTCAAACAGCGCAACGCACTGCTCAAGTCCGCGTCGGCGCAGTTCTTCAAGCGCGCCGAGCCCGACCTTTCCACGCTGGAGGTCTGGGACGAGCATCTGGCCGTGGCCGGGGCGGAACTGCTGGCGGCGCGGTTGAGCCTGGTGGCGGAGCTGCAGCCGCTGGTGGCCAAGTCCTACAGCGAACTGACGACCGTCGGCGGGCCGCCGGTGCTGCAATACCGCTCCTCGGCCGCCGGCCCCGACGAGCAGCCGCCTCCCGACCGCGACCGGCTGGCGCAACTTCTCCGCGATGCGCTGGCCGAGCAGCGCGTTCAGGAGTTGCAGCGCGGCGTCAGCCTCGTCGGTCCGCACCGCGACGATCTCCACCTGCGGCTGGACGAGCTGCCGGCCAAGGGCTACGCCAGCCAGGGCGAGTCCTGGTCTTACGCCCTGGCGCTGCGCCTGGCCGGCTTCGAGCTGCTGCGGGCCGACGGCGACGACCCCGTGCTCCTGCTCGACGACGTTTTCGCCGAACTCGATTCCGAGCGCCGCCGGCGCCTCGCCGAGCACGTCCGCCACGCCGAGCAGGTGCTCGTCAGCGCCGCCGTGGCCGAGGACATCCCCCCGGAGCTGCAGGGCGCACGCTTCCGTGTCGTCGAAGGAGGTGTCGAACGTGAGTGA
- a CDS encoding DUF721 domain-containing protein produces the protein MSEDTRGPSSSASPTDDGPPAPTGADLARQALAQAKAAARERGAAPEQRPRRTRRRTSRSRNEPQLFGDAVRAWLAEHGWQEQVAVGGVFGRWNEIVGEYNAQHLRPVSYEAGELVIAADSATMAAHARAMVRDLLRRLNEELGHQTVVSIKVQAPGRGRGHGPRRVS, from the coding sequence GTGAGTGAGGACACCCGGGGTCCCTCGTCGTCCGCCTCCCCGACCGACGACGGCCCGCCGGCGCCCACCGGCGCCGACCTCGCCCGCCAGGCGCTCGCTCAGGCGAAGGCGGCCGCCCGCGAGCGCGGCGCAGCGCCCGAGCAGCGTCCGCGGCGGACGCGCCGCCGGACCTCGCGGTCGCGCAACGAACCGCAGCTGTTCGGCGACGCCGTGCGCGCGTGGCTGGCCGAGCACGGCTGGCAGGAGCAGGTGGCGGTCGGCGGAGTCTTCGGCCGCTGGAACGAGATCGTGGGCGAGTACAACGCTCAGCATCTGCGTCCCGTCTCCTATGAGGCGGGCGAGCTGGTCATCGCCGCGGACTCGGCCACGATGGCCGCGCACGCCCGCGCGATGGTGCGCGACCTGCTGCGGCGCCTCAACGAGGAACTCGGCCACCAGACCGTGGTCTCCATCAAGGTCCAGGCGCCCGGGCGCGGGCGCGGACACGGGCCGCGGCGGGTGAGTTGA
- the gyrB gene encoding DNA topoisomerase (ATP-hydrolyzing) subunit B, translating to MAYDASAITILEGLEAVRKRPGMYIGSTGERGLHHLVYEVVDNSVDEALAGYASAIEVTLQADGGVRVADNGRGMPVDTHPVEKRPAVEVIHTTLHAGGKFDGKSYAVSGGLHGVGVTVVNALSSALEVEISRDGSVWRQSYRTARPTAPLSRDEDTDETGTQTVFWADDSIFETTTYNFETLARRMQEMAFLNRGLSITIRDERPEFTGETPLVHTYHYENGISDFVAHINTTKDPAHATIIGFEEDGDGLSAEIAMQWNQSYTSSVHTFANTINTAEGGTHEEGFRTALTSVVNRYAREQRLLREKDDNLTGDDIREGLTAIISVKLADPQFEGQTKTKLGNTEAKSFVQRVTHEHLRDWFERNPGEAKDIVTKASQAARARIAARQARDLTRRKTLLESTSLPGKLSDCQSTEPEKSEVYIVEGDSAGGSAKGGRDPHYQAILPIRGKILNVEKSRVDRILKNAEVQAIITALGTGIHDDFDADKLRYHKIILMADADIDGQHIRTLLLTLLFRFMKPLIEAGYVYLAQPPLYKIKWDSRGSDADYAYSDRERDELIAAGVAAGKRDPRPRDLVQRFKGLGEMNATELWDTTMDPDGRVLLQVTLDDAAQADEMFSVLMGEDVESRRSFIQRNARDVRFLDI from the coding sequence TTGGCCTACGACGCTTCAGCGATCACGATTCTTGAAGGGCTCGAGGCGGTACGCAAACGCCCCGGCATGTACATCGGGTCGACCGGTGAGCGCGGACTCCACCACCTGGTCTACGAGGTCGTGGACAACTCGGTCGACGAGGCGCTCGCGGGATACGCCAGCGCCATCGAGGTGACCCTGCAGGCCGACGGCGGTGTGCGCGTGGCCGACAACGGCCGCGGCATGCCGGTCGACACCCACCCGGTCGAGAAACGTCCAGCGGTGGAGGTCATCCACACCACGCTGCATGCGGGCGGCAAGTTCGACGGCAAGTCCTACGCGGTATCGGGCGGTCTGCACGGTGTCGGTGTGACGGTCGTCAACGCGCTCTCGTCCGCCCTCGAAGTCGAGATCAGCCGCGACGGCAGCGTATGGCGGCAGAGCTACCGCACCGCGCGCCCGACAGCACCCCTGTCACGCGACGAGGACACCGACGAGACCGGTACCCAGACCGTCTTCTGGGCCGACGACTCGATCTTCGAGACCACCACCTACAACTTCGAGACCCTCGCACGGCGCATGCAGGAGATGGCGTTCCTGAACAGGGGACTGTCCATCACCATCCGCGACGAGCGGCCGGAGTTCACCGGCGAGACACCGCTGGTGCACACCTACCACTACGAGAACGGCATCTCCGACTTCGTCGCGCACATCAACACGACGAAGGACCCCGCCCACGCCACGATCATCGGGTTCGAGGAAGACGGCGACGGCCTCTCCGCCGAGATCGCCATGCAGTGGAACCAGTCCTACACCTCCTCGGTGCACACCTTCGCCAACACCATCAACACCGCCGAAGGCGGCACCCACGAAGAGGGCTTCCGCACCGCGCTCACCTCTGTCGTCAACCGCTACGCGCGCGAGCAGCGCCTGCTGCGTGAGAAGGACGACAATCTCACCGGCGACGACATCCGCGAGGGCCTGACCGCGATCATCTCGGTGAAGCTGGCCGACCCCCAGTTCGAGGGGCAGACCAAGACGAAGCTGGGAAACACCGAAGCCAAGTCGTTCGTCCAGCGGGTGACCCACGAGCACCTGCGCGACTGGTTCGAGCGCAATCCGGGCGAGGCCAAGGACATCGTCACGAAGGCCAGCCAGGCGGCGCGCGCCCGCATCGCCGCGCGGCAGGCGCGCGACCTCACGCGGCGCAAGACCCTGCTGGAGTCCACCTCCCTGCCCGGCAAGCTCTCCGACTGCCAGTCCACCGAGCCGGAGAAGTCCGAGGTCTACATCGTCGAGGGCGACTCCGCCGGCGGCTCCGCCAAGGGCGGGCGCGACCCCCACTACCAGGCGATCCTGCCCATCCGCGGCAAGATCCTCAACGTGGAGAAGTCGCGCGTCGACCGGATCCTGAAGAACGCCGAGGTCCAGGCGATCATCACGGCTCTGGGCACCGGAATCCACGACGACTTCGACGCCGACAAGCTGCGGTACCACAAGATCATCCTGATGGCCGACGCCGACATCGACGGCCAGCACATTCGCACACTGCTGCTCACGCTGCTGTTCCGGTTCATGAAGCCGCTGATCGAGGCCGGCTACGTCTACCTGGCCCAGCCGCCGCTGTACAAGATCAAGTGGGACAGCCGCGGCTCCGACGCCGACTACGCCTACTCCGACCGCGAGCGCGACGAGCTGATCGCCGCGGGCGTCGCAGCGGGCAAGCGCGACCCCCGGCCGCGCGACCTCGTGCAGCGCTTCAAGGGCCTGGGCGAGATGAACGCCACCGAGCTGTGGGACACCACGATGGACCCCGACGGGCGCGTCCTGCTCCAGGTGACTCTCGACGACGCGGCACAGGCCGACGAGATGTTCAGCGTGCTCATGGGTGAGGACGTGGAGTCCCGGCGCTCCTTCATCCAGCGCAACGCCCGGGATGTCCGCTTCCTGGACATCTGA